A genomic segment from Triticum dicoccoides isolate Atlit2015 ecotype Zavitan chromosome 1A, WEW_v2.0, whole genome shotgun sequence encodes:
- the LOC119279694 gene encoding protease Do-like 10, mitochondrial yields MHASARLLRRLSSSSSARSLRRLPCHPSPSPPPHPSHLPPLRTVTRALLPHLAAPRFSTISCASTPSLRLGECGAPGTPAIPLAENSEGEEEAESVAARHDTDAFAAVELALDSVVKVFTVSSGPNYFLPWQNKAQRESMGSGFVISGKRIVTNAHVVADHTFVLVRKHGSPTKYKAEVQAIGHECDLALLTVESEEFWEGMNSLDLGDIPFLQEAVAVVGYPQGGDNISVTKGVVSRVEPTQYAHGATQLMAIQIDAAINPGNSGGPAIMGDKVAGVAFQNLSGAENIGYIIPVPVIKRFISGVEESGKYSGFCSLGISCQATENIQIRECFGMRPEMTGVLVSRINPLSDAYKILRKDDILLEFDGVPIANDGTVPFRNRERITFDHLVSMKKPEETAVIKVLRDGKEHELNVTLRPLQPLVPVHQFDKLPSYYIFAGFVFIPLTQPYLHEFGEDWYNASPRRLCERALRELPKKAGQQLVILSQVLMDDINVGYERLAELQVKKVNGVEVENLKHLCSIVENCTEENLRIDLDDERVIVLKFQNARLATSRILKRHRIASAMSSDLVDEQASKGETEASCTN; encoded by the exons ATGCACGCCTCCGCCCGCTTGCTCCGCCGCctatcctcttcctcctccgcccgctcgctccgccgcctcccttgCCACCCATCACCCTCGCCGCCTCCACATCCATCTCATCTGCCGCCCCTTCGAACCGTGACCCGCGCCCTCCTCCCCCACCTCGCTGCCCCCCGCTTCTCCACCATCTCTTGCGCATCCACACCCTCTCTCCGCCTAGGTGAATGCGGCGCTCCCGGAACCCCGGCGATACCGTTGGCGGAGAATtccgagggggaggaggaggcggagtctgTGGCGGCTCGGCATGACACCGACGCGTTCGCGGCGGTGGAGCTCGCGCTGGACTCGGTGGTGAAGGTGTTCACGGTGTCAAGTGGCCCTAACTACTTCCTGCCGTGGCAGAACAAGGCCCAGCGCGAGAGCATGGGCTCCG GCTTTGTAATTTCTGGAAAAAGGATCGTCACGAATGCTCATGTGGTAGCTGATCATACTTTTGTTCTTGTGAGGAAGCATGGATCACCTACAAAGTACAAGGCGGAAGTTCAGGCTATTGGCCATGAGTGTGATTTGGCTCTTCTTACAGTTGAGAGTGAGGAGTTTTGGGAGGGGATGAACAGCTTGGATCTTGGAGACATTCCATTTTTGCAGGAAGCTGTTGCCGTGGTTGGCTACCCTCAGG GTGGAGACAATATCTCTGTCACCAAGGGGGTTGTTTCTAGAGTGGAGCCAACACAGTATGCCCATGGTGCGACTCAGCTCATGGCTATACAAATAGATGCAGCTATTAATCCAGGCAATAGTGGAGGGCCTGCAATCATGGGTGATAAAGTGGCTGGAGTTGCTTTCCAAAATCTGTCAGGAGCAGAAAACATTGG GTATATTATACCTGTGCCTGTAATTAAGCGTTTTATTTCTGGTGTGGAAGAGAGTGGCAAATATTCTGGGTTTTGTTCTCTTGGGATATCTTGCCAGGCCACTGAGAACATCCAAATAAGAGAGTGCTTTGGTATGCGGCCTGAAATGACTGGAGTGTTGGTCAGTAGAATAAATCCTCTGTCTGATGCTTACAAAATTTTGAGGAAAGACGATATCCTTCTCGAGTTTGACGGCGTGCCTATTGCGAATGATGGGACAG TTCCATTTCGAAATAGAGAgagaatcacctttgatcatcttgTGTCCATGAAGAAGCCTGAAGAAACAGCTGTTATCAAAGTACTAAGAGATGGCAAAGAGCATGAATTGAATGTGACACTTAGACCT TTGCAACCTTTGGTTCCTGTACATCAATTCGATAAACTGCCCAGCTACTACatctttgctggttttgtttttatCCCACTGACCCAGCCTTATCTCCATGAATTTGGGGAGGACTGGTACAACGCTTCGCCACGCCGACTGTGTGAACGGGCACTGAGAGAGCTTCCGAAGAAGGCTGGCCAACAGTTAGTAATATTATCTCAG GTCCTAATGGATGATATTAATGTTGGTTATGAAAGGCTGGCTGAACTCCAG GTAAAGAAGGTGAATGGTGTTGAGGTTGAGAATTTGAAGCATTTGTGCAGTATCGTGGAGAACTGCACTGAAGAAAACTTGAGAATTGATTTGGACGATGAGCGGGTGATCGTCCTGAAATTTCAGAACGCGAGGCTTGCCACGTCTCGGATCCTCAAGCGGCACAGGATTGCATCAGCCATGTCGAGTGACCTTGTCGATGAACAAGCGAGCAAAGGTGAGACTGAGGCGTCATGCACAAACTGA
- the LOC119279705 gene encoding thioredoxin-like fold domain-containing protein MRL7L homolog, chloroplastic isoform X1, translated as MALRCSLPATCSTFCLTRAEHPSSRALPARLVVSFGSCPRSRPSLGPVLAARPWALRASDPKAGRLVIGGGPRSADADTDSDDDDDGPVRMTDQERRTLRRKIREMMDRMPETQELTDPEEKKAKMRELLTKYQLVVEEEDPEWPEDAQDGMGFGLDQFFDKITIKPEKRDDADDDDAVDDGKKEVVWEDDNYIKPVRDVRTKDWDDTVFTDFGPLIVLVHNRYKRPQDNEMARTELVKAIETFWEHDLPSPRVCVAVDACAEPDLVAALKVSGFPELLFTNAGKILHREKAVRSAEVLARMIAFFYYKAVRPPCLSESDGQGQEKVPLMS; from the exons ATGGCGCTCCGCTGCTCCCTGCCCGCGACCTGTTCGACGTTTTGCCTCacacgagcagagcaccccagttcgCGTGCTCTCCCCGCGCGCCTCGTCGTCAGCTTCGGCTCTTGCCCGCGATCCAGGCCGAGCCTGGGACCCGTGCTCGCCGCGCGCCCCTGGGCACTGCGTGCGAGCGACCCCAAGGCCGGGCGGCTGGTGATCGGCGGCGGGCCGCGCAGCGCCGACGCGGACACCGATtctgacgatgacgacgacggccCCGTGCGGATGACGGACCAGGAGCGGAGGACGCTGCGGAGGAAGATACGGGAGATGATGGACCGGATGCCGGAGACGCAGGAGCTGACCgacccggaggagaagaaggccaagatgaGGGAGCTGCTGACCAAGTACCAGCTGGTTGtcgaggaggaggacccggagtgGCCCGAGGACGCCCAGGACGGCATGGGCTTCGGCCTCGACCAGTTCTTCGACAAGATCACCATCAAGCCTGAGAAGAGGGATGACGCCGACGACGATGATGCGGTGGATGACGGCAAGAAGGAGGTGGTCTGGGAGGATGACAACTACATCAAGCCGGTCAGGGATGTCAGGACAAAGGATTGGGATGACACCGTGTTCACGGACTTCGGCCCGTTGATTGTGCTCGTGCATAACCGGTACAAGAG ACCACAGGACAATGAGATGGCAAGAACTGAGCTCGTAAAGGCCATCGAGACGTTTTGGGAACACGATCTGCCTTCACCAAGAGTA TGTGTTGCAGTCGACGCCTGCGCGGAGCCAGACCTCGTGGCCGCTCTGAAGGTGTCCGGTTTCCCTGAGTTGCTCTTCACCAATGCAGGGAAGATACTGCACCGAGAGAAAG CTGTCCGGTCGGCCGAGGTGCTGGCGAGGATGATAGCCTTCTTCTACTACAAGGCGGTGAGACCACCTTGCTTGAGCGAATCAGACGGCCAGGGGCAAGAGAAGGTCCCTCTGATGTCGTGA
- the LOC119279705 gene encoding thioredoxin-like fold domain-containing protein MRL7L homolog, chloroplastic isoform X2, with amino-acid sequence MALRCSLPATCSTFCLTRAEHPSSRALPARLVVSFGSCPRSRPSLGPVLAARPWALRASDPKAGRLVIGGGPRSADADTDSDDDDDGPVRMTDQERRTLRRKIREMMDRMPETQELTDPEEKKAKMRELLTKYQLVVEEEDPEWPEDAQDGMGFGLDQFFDKITIKPEKRDDADDDDAVDDGKKEVVWEDDNYIKPVRDVRTKDWDDTVFTDFGPLIVLVHNRYKRPQDNEMARTELVKAIETFWEHDLPSPRCVAVDACAEPDLVAALKVSGFPELLFTNAGKILHREKAVRSAEVLARMIAFFYYKAVRPPCLSESDGQGQEKVPLMS; translated from the exons ATGGCGCTCCGCTGCTCCCTGCCCGCGACCTGTTCGACGTTTTGCCTCacacgagcagagcaccccagttcgCGTGCTCTCCCCGCGCGCCTCGTCGTCAGCTTCGGCTCTTGCCCGCGATCCAGGCCGAGCCTGGGACCCGTGCTCGCCGCGCGCCCCTGGGCACTGCGTGCGAGCGACCCCAAGGCCGGGCGGCTGGTGATCGGCGGCGGGCCGCGCAGCGCCGACGCGGACACCGATtctgacgatgacgacgacggccCCGTGCGGATGACGGACCAGGAGCGGAGGACGCTGCGGAGGAAGATACGGGAGATGATGGACCGGATGCCGGAGACGCAGGAGCTGACCgacccggaggagaagaaggccaagatgaGGGAGCTGCTGACCAAGTACCAGCTGGTTGtcgaggaggaggacccggagtgGCCCGAGGACGCCCAGGACGGCATGGGCTTCGGCCTCGACCAGTTCTTCGACAAGATCACCATCAAGCCTGAGAAGAGGGATGACGCCGACGACGATGATGCGGTGGATGACGGCAAGAAGGAGGTGGTCTGGGAGGATGACAACTACATCAAGCCGGTCAGGGATGTCAGGACAAAGGATTGGGATGACACCGTGTTCACGGACTTCGGCCCGTTGATTGTGCTCGTGCATAACCGGTACAAGAG ACCACAGGACAATGAGATGGCAAGAACTGAGCTCGTAAAGGCCATCGAGACGTTTTGGGAACACGATCTGCCTTCACCAAGA TGTGTTGCAGTCGACGCCTGCGCGGAGCCAGACCTCGTGGCCGCTCTGAAGGTGTCCGGTTTCCCTGAGTTGCTCTTCACCAATGCAGGGAAGATACTGCACCGAGAGAAAG CTGTCCGGTCGGCCGAGGTGCTGGCGAGGATGATAGCCTTCTTCTACTACAAGGCGGTGAGACCACCTTGCTTGAGCGAATCAGACGGCCAGGGGCAAGAGAAGGTCCCTCTGATGTCGTGA